Genomic segment of Thiomonas sp. FB-Cd:
GGGGCAAACATCTGGTAGACGCGAACGGCAATGACGAGATGGTGTACGCGATGATGTTTTCTGACTCTCACCGCAATGCGCAGCCTGTTGTGGGGTATGGCAAGCAATGGTTATGGCGCCCGGCAGGAAAGCTGCACTTAGGGGTGGGATATACGGCTGGGATCACATCGCGTGCTGATATTTTCAACAATATTCCGTTTCCCATCGCATTGCCGCTGGTGTCCGTTGGTTATGGGCGATTTACGCTGTATGGCACGTTTCTGCCAAAGGTAACTAGCACATTGAACAATGGCAACGTGGCGTTTTTTTTCGCACGGTATGCCTTTCGATGAAGCGCGGGTTAAGCAGGCAACGCATGCCTGAGCAGTCGCCATGAGGACTCGCTCAAAGCGTCTTCGTCTGTGCATGCGGAGAAGCAATTGATCGGCATCCCGATCGTGTTGTGACCAAGTTCCACCCAGCACCTCCCTCGAGGTGACGCGCGTGTCTGACGGACGCCCCTGATAGGTCGCTCGTCAGTGCGCTGGTCAATTGGGCATCGGATCGAACTGCCAGTACGACTGCCTTGACACTGCCTGCGAAGTACTGAGAGTCACTGCGTTGGCAGACATGCGTGAAAACTGGCTTCGCCGCCACGCGATAGCTCATCGGGCCGCCTCGGATCCGGGGTACACGCATTTCCGTGATGTGCGTCAAAGCCGCAAAGGCTCTTGCCGGCGTATAAGCAATCCTATCGGGTTGTATTTGGACAAGGGTCTCATCTTGAGGCAAGAGCTAACAAATTGCACCGGCGGCAGGGACGCATTGCGCGTGGCAAGCCAAAGCGGCTTTATACGTACGCGCTGGGTCGTGACTCTTGGCATCGTTTTGTTTTTCGGGTTTGCGGGCGCCGGTTGGTGGGCCACACATCCCAAGACGCAAGTGGTTTACGTTACTGCACTTGCGGCGCGAGGTGCAGTGGCACGCACCGTTACGGCAACCGGAACGGTGAATCCTGTGCTCACGGTGATCGTGGGCACTTACGTTTCAGGCGTGATCCAGTCCCAATACTGCGACTACAACACCAAAGTCAGAAAAGGACAACTGTGCGCAAAAATTGATCCGCGCCCCTATCAGACGATTGTCGACGAGAACATGGCTCAGCTTGCGGTGGCACGGGCGCAGCTCGTGAAGGACCAAGCCAACGTCGAGTACACAAGGATCAATTTCAAACGCTTGGTGGGGCTTGTTGGCCGAGGTGTGGTTTCGCAGGATGCGGTTGACCAGGCAAAAAGCGCTGTGGACCAGGGCGCGGCTCAGGTCCAACTGGACAAAGCGACGGTGCAGGAGCGTGAGGCTTCGCTCGAGGCTGCCAAGGTCAACCTCGGCTACACGGATATAGTGTCGCCAGTTGACGGCACGGTTGTTTCGCGCAATGTCACCATCGGGCAGACTGTGGCCGCCAGTTTCCAGACGCCCACGCTATTCCTTATTGCCACCGATCTCACGCGAATGCAAGTTGACGCCAATGTCAGCGAAAGTGATATCGCTACGATCAAAGATGGTGATAAGGCGAGCTTTACCGTGGAGGCATACTCGGGCCGCCTGTTTCCGGGACGAGTCGTGCAGGTTCGCCAAGCGCCACAGTCGGTCCAAAACGTCATTACCTATGACGTGGTCGTTGCTTTGAACAATACCGATTTGCTGCTCAAGCCTGGAATGACGGCCACAGTGGGCATTGTGACCGCTGAGCGCGATAGTGTGCTGCGCGTGCCCGATCAGGCACTGCGTTATTTGCCGACAGGCGCCAGCGTCGCGCCCAAGTCCAGCAAGGGACTCACCAGGGTTTGGGTATTGCGAGACGGACGCCCTGTAGCCGTGTCGATCAAGACCGGTCTCGATGACGATACGTATACGGAGGTCGTTGGCGGCGACCTCAAGGCCGGGGATCGCGTGATTGTCGGCGAGCAGCGTGCGGGTGCTGCGACCCAGGGTGGCGCATCGGTGCGCTTCGGGCTTTAGGGTAGCGAGTCAAACGCCATGGCCGCGCCCGTGATCGAACTCCGGGACGTTTCACGCGTCTATCGCGTGGGCGACACGGAGGTGCGCGCACTCGATGGCGTGAATCTTTTGATCGAACGTGGTGAGTTCGTCGCCATCATGGGTTCGTCGGGCTCCGGAAAATCGACGCTGATGCACGTGTGCGGATGCCTCGATCGTCCTACGGGCGGCCAATACCTGCTTGAGGGTGTGGACGCCGTGCGTCTGAGCGAAACGGAACTCGCGCGCATCCGCAGTGAGCGCATCGGTTTCGTGTTCCAGAGCTTTAACCTGCTCGCACGCACAAGCGCCATCGAGAATGTTGCCCTGCCACTGTTCTACGCGGCATCCGGCCCCGCGCGGCGGTCGGAGCGCGTGGCCCGTGCACGGGAGTCGCTCCAGACGCTAGGCCTGAGCGGACGCGAAGACAACACTCCTAGCCAACTCTCGGGTGGACAGCAGCAACGCGTGGCCATTGCCCGTGCGCTCATCAATCGTCCCAGCCTTTTGCTGGCGGATGAACCCACTGGAAACCTCGACACGCGAACCTCCCACGAGATCATGCAGACACTGCGCGCTCTCAATCGGCAGCAAGCAGTCACCGTGCTGCTGGTGACCCACGAGCGCGATATTGCCGACTATGCGGATCGTGTCGTCACCATGCGCGATGGCAAGATCATTTCTGATGAACGCAATGTGGCTCCAGCCGGCGGTGGGTTGGCCCCAAGTGTTGCGGAAATCTCGGCAAGCGGGGCCAACCCCACCGCAGGTGGACTCGCCGACACGCTGCGCAAGACGCCGTCCCTGGGCTTCACCACCATGATTCTGGCAGCTGCCGCGCAGGCGATCGTCCGCAACAAGATGCGCTCAGCGTTGACCATGCTGGGCGTTTTCATTGGGGTGGCCGCACTCATCGCGATGGTCGCCGTGGGGCAGGGGGCTAATGCCGCTGTACGCAAGCAAATCGAAAGCCTCGGCACTAACTTGCTGGTTGTCATTCCTGGGGCGACCACCAGTAGCGGAGCGCGCGCCGGATCGGGCAGTGCCTCGACGTTGACAGTGACTGATGCTCAGGCTCTGCGCCGAGATGACCCAGCAGTGGACCAGATCGCCTACATGATCCGGCAAGCTAGCCAAGTGCAGTACGGGGGACAGAATTGGTCGACAGTGATCCAGGGCGTTACACCCAGCTACCTGCCGATGACGAACTGGCAGATCGCGGCAGGCCGCACACTGGAGCGCACCGACGAGACAGGCGCGTCCATGGTTGCAGTGATCGGCAACACTGTTTATCGCCAGTTATTCCGTCCCTACGAGAACCCCATCGGCGCCCATATCCTGATCAAGGGGCGCAGCCTGCAAGTTGTGGGATTGCTGGTGTCAAAGGGCCAGACTCCCTTCGGGCAGGACCAGGATGATTTGGTGATGATCCCCTTCACGACTGCGCAGCAAAAGGTATTGGGCGTCGCCGCACCGAGCCAGGCGCAAAACCTGGCAACAACGACGATATCGGGTGCGAGTGTGCCGGTCAATACGACGGCATCGGCATTCCCCGCACCGCCTAATCCCTACAACATCCCACCACGCCTCGCCGGATACGTGAACACTATCTTTGTGCAGGCCACGGGCGCTGGACAGGTTTCGGCTGCACTGACGCAGGTTCGCGAGACATTGATGCGTCGCCACCGGATTGGACCGGGCGCCACACCCGATTTCTCCGTGCGCAACCTTAGCCAAATCGCGCAGACTGCCGAAAGTTCATCCAGGATTATGGCGCTGCTGCTGGCCGTGGTGGCATCGATTTCCCTGATCGTGGGCGGCATTGGGATCATGAACATTCTGCTTGTCTCAGTGACCGAGCGCACACGCGAGATCGGCCTGCGCATGGCGATCGGTGCCAGGCGCGTGCATGTGCTGCTGCAGTTCCTAGCCGAAGCGGTGTTCGTGAGTGTCACTGGGGGAGTGGCCGGCATCGTCTTTGGCATCGCAGTCTCAGCGCTTGTCTCGGCTGTGGCGCACTGGCCCATACTGCTTTCGCCCGGTGCCATCGCAGGGGGGTTTGTGTTTTCGGCCGCGGTCGGCATTTTCTTCGGCTATTACCCGGCGCGCAAGGCCTCACGTCTGAACCCAATCGAGGCCCTTCGTTATGAATAAGCTGCGCAAAGGACTGTGGGCAGTGCTGGGTACGCTGGGATTGACCGCTTGCGCTGTCGGCCCAGACTTTAAGGCGCCTCCGGCACCGACGCAAAAGGCCTACACAGCGCGGCCGGTCACGCTTTCGCAGGCTGGCACGGCTCTTCCGGAGCAAAGCCTGACTATCGGCGCAACGGTTTCCACGCAGTGGTGGCGTCAATTTAAGTCTTCCACGCTTGATACAACCGTGGCGCTGGCTGTAAGCGATAGCCCGACGCTCGAGCAGGCTCGCGCTACGCTCGCTCAGGCGCAGCAGTCCTTGCGTGCGGCGCAGGCAGCCTTGTATCCGCAGTTCGATCTCGGGGCAGGCGTCAGCCGTGCCCGCTCACCTGCAGCTAATGGCTCCGGCAGCAGTGACCTGTTCAGCGTTGGTCCACTCGTGAGCTACAACGTTGATGGTTTCGGCGGCACACGGCGGCTCATTGAGGAGCAAAGCGCGGTCGCCGATGTGCAGCGAGCGCAGCTCGCTGCTGCACGCCTCGCTCTAACCGGAAACGTCGTGGCTCAAGCTATCGGTATCGCTGCAGCGCGCGACCAAACAGCGGCCGTCGAGGCAGTGTTAGCGGTCGACCAGCAAAACGTTGAGCTGGTGCGGCTGTCGGTGCAGTCGGGAATTGCCGCCGCAGCTGATCTCGTCGCGGCACAAAGCCAGCTCGCCGCTGACGAAACCCTGCTTCCGCCGCTGCGGCAGCAGCGCGCTGCTGCCGAGCACGCGCTGGCGATGCTGGTCGGCCGTTCCGCCGCGACTTGGACGGTTCCGCAATTCGGCTTCGAAACGCTCATCTTGCCCGCGAATCTTCCGGTTGTGGTCCCTTCTGCTTTGGTTCGTGTGCGCCCCGATATCCGCGCTGCCGAAGCGCAGTTGCACGTGGCCAGCGCGGCCATCGGCGTCGCCACGGCAGCGCTGTATCCGCAGATTTCCCTATCGGCATCGTGGACGCAGCAGGCGGCGACGATGGGCGCGTTGTTTGATGGAACCAACGGTTTATGGGCTGTGGCGGCGAGTCTGACGGCGCCGATCTTCCATGGCGGTGCCCTCAGAGCGCAGCAGCAGGCTGCGATCGATGCTTTCAATGCGCAACTTGCCGCATATCGCCAGACCGTGCTTGTGGCGTTTAACCAAGTGGCCGATGTCATGCAGGCTCTCGAGCATGACGCACAGCTGATTGCTGCACAGCGCAGGTCGCTCGACGCCGCATCCGAGTCATTGCGTCTAGCGCGTGACAGCTACGCTGCAGGCGCAGGAAGCTTTCTTCAGGTGCTTGCCGCGCAGCGCATCTATCAACAGGCACGATTAGGGTACGCCCGCGCCATCAGCCAACGCTACATCGATACGGCACTGTTTTTCGCGGCCATGGGAGGCGGGGCTGCCCAGCCTCCAGCGAGCCCCCCCGATTAAATGGTTTGCCGGGGCGGCGCTTCGATCCCCGGACACGCCCCAAGTGCACCGCCGCTGCGGACGTTTGCCGCCTGCCGAAGATATGCCAGCGACCGTCCCCGGCCAAATGCTTCAATCTGCGCATGGGCTGCGCGTGTGCGGAGGCTGTTTGATCGCTTCGGGGCCTCGGCGAAGAGCCTCACCTTGCTTGGCGGCGATGGGTGGGGAAGGCATCGGATTCGTAGACAGCGAAAACTTAAAGAGCAGCCTGTGCAAGCAACGCGGCATTGCCACCCGCTGCAGCGGTGTTGACCGTGACAGTCTGTTCGCTGCAAAAGCGCAGGAGATAGTGCGGGCCACCGGCTTTGGGGCCTGTGCCTGAGAGGCCTTCACCGCCGAAGGGTTGGACGCCGACCACGGCACCGATCATGTTGCGGTTGACATAGACGTTGCCGCAACGTGCGCGCGTGGCGATGCGCTGGGCGCGACCGTCAATGCGCGTTTGCACGCCCAGCGTGAGGCCGTAACCCAGTTCGTTGATCGCATCGACGAGTGCGTCGAGCGTGCCGGCCTTCCAGCGCACCACCTG
This window contains:
- a CDS encoding ABC transporter permease; this encodes MAAPVIELRDVSRVYRVGDTEVRALDGVNLLIERGEFVAIMGSSGSGKSTLMHVCGCLDRPTGGQYLLEGVDAVRLSETELARIRSERIGFVFQSFNLLARTSAIENVALPLFYAASGPARRSERVARARESLQTLGLSGREDNTPSQLSGGQQQRVAIARALINRPSLLLADEPTGNLDTRTSHEIMQTLRALNRQQAVTVLLVTHERDIADYADRVVTMRDGKIISDERNVAPAGGGLAPSVAEISASGANPTAGGLADTLRKTPSLGFTTMILAAAAQAIVRNKMRSALTMLGVFIGVAALIAMVAVGQGANAAVRKQIESLGTNLLVVIPGATTSSGARAGSGSASTLTVTDAQALRRDDPAVDQIAYMIRQASQVQYGGQNWSTVIQGVTPSYLPMTNWQIAAGRTLERTDETGASMVAVIGNTVYRQLFRPYENPIGAHILIKGRSLQVVGLLVSKGQTPFGQDQDDLVMIPFTTAQQKVLGVAAPSQAQNLATTTISGASVPVNTTASAFPAPPNPYNIPPRLAGYVNTIFVQATGAGQVSAALTQVRETLMRRHRIGPGATPDFSVRNLSQIAQTAESSSRIMALLLAVVASISLIVGGIGIMNILLVSVTERTREIGLRMAIGARRVHVLLQFLAEAVFVSVTGGVAGIVFGIAVSALVSAVAHWPILLSPGAIAGGFVFSAAVGIFFGYYPARKASRLNPIEALRYE
- a CDS encoding efflux RND transporter periplasmic adaptor subunit, with translation MASQSGFIRTRWVVTLGIVLFFGFAGAGWWATHPKTQVVYVTALAARGAVARTVTATGTVNPVLTVIVGTYVSGVIQSQYCDYNTKVRKGQLCAKIDPRPYQTIVDENMAQLAVARAQLVKDQANVEYTRINFKRLVGLVGRGVVSQDAVDQAKSAVDQGAAQVQLDKATVQEREASLEAAKVNLGYTDIVSPVDGTVVSRNVTIGQTVAASFQTPTLFLIATDLTRMQVDANVSESDIATIKDGDKASFTVEAYSGRLFPGRVVQVRQAPQSVQNVITYDVVVALNNTDLLLKPGMTATVGIVTAERDSVLRVPDQALRYLPTGASVAPKSSKGLTRVWVLRDGRPVAVSIKTGLDDDTYTEVVGGDLKAGDRVIVGEQRAGAATQGGASVRFGL
- a CDS encoding efflux transporter outer membrane subunit; protein product: MNKLRKGLWAVLGTLGLTACAVGPDFKAPPAPTQKAYTARPVTLSQAGTALPEQSLTIGATVSTQWWRQFKSSTLDTTVALAVSDSPTLEQARATLAQAQQSLRAAQAALYPQFDLGAGVSRARSPAANGSGSSDLFSVGPLVSYNVDGFGGTRRLIEEQSAVADVQRAQLAAARLALTGNVVAQAIGIAAARDQTAAVEAVLAVDQQNVELVRLSVQSGIAAAADLVAAQSQLAADETLLPPLRQQRAAAEHALAMLVGRSAATWTVPQFGFETLILPANLPVVVPSALVRVRPDIRAAEAQLHVASAAIGVATAALYPQISLSASWTQQAATMGALFDGTNGLWAVAASLTAPIFHGGALRAQQQAAIDAFNAQLAAYRQTVLVAFNQVADVMQALEHDAQLIAAQRRSLDAASESLRLARDSYAAGAGSFLQVLAAQRIYQQARLGYARAISQRYIDTALFFAAMGGGAAQPPASPPD
- the pagP gene encoding lipid IV(A) palmitoyltransferase PagP; this encodes MRHLPRSTGLGVALLFLLSPSSQALGLDSMRNWVDSADQNLTNIYDNGTPDVFFTGYTWHDPATYTAAKRATLNSHAWGLGWGKHLVDANGNDEMVYAMMFSDSHRNAQPVVGYGKQWLWRPAGKLHLGVGYTAGITSRADIFNNIPFPIALPLVSVGYGRFTLYGTFLPKVTSTLNNGNVAFFFARYAFR